A genomic window from Camelus ferus isolate YT-003-E chromosome 9, BCGSAC_Cfer_1.0, whole genome shotgun sequence includes:
- the KLK13 gene encoding kallikrein-13 isoform X3, which produces MGSERPALHLRVAMWPLAAVTAFLTAALSGGIPREYPKILNGTNGTNGFLQGGYTCLPHSQPWQAALLVQGRLLCGGVLVHPRWVLTAAHCLKEGYTVYLGKHALGCVEAGEQVREVVRSIPHPHYQISPTHLNHDHDIMLLELQSSVQLTSHIQTLPLSHDDCLPPGTSCLVSGWGTTTSPQVTYPQTLQCANIQLRSDKECRQAYPGKITPNMLCAGTEEGGKDSCE; this is translated from the exons GCTCTGAGcgccctgccctccacctcagAGTCGCCATGTGGCCCCTGGCCGCCGTGACTGCCTTCCTGACCGCGGCCTTGTCAGGAG GCATCCCTCGGGAGTATCCCAAGATTCTCAACGGCACCAACGGGACCAATGGGTTTCTCCAGGGTGGCTACACCTGCCTCCCCCACTCTCAGCCTTGGCAGGCAGCCCTGCTAGTGCAAGGGCGGCTGCTCTGTGGGGGAGTCCTGGTCCACCCCAGATGGGTCCTCACTGCAGCACACTGTCTAAAGGA GGGATACACAGTATACCTGGGCAAGCATGCCCTGGGGTGTGTGGAGGCTGGAGAGCAGGTGAGGGAGGTAGTTCGATCTATCCCCCACCCTCACTACCAAATCAGCCCCACCCACCTGAACCATGACCATGACATCATGCTTCTGGAACTGCAGTCCTCCGTCCAGCTCACCAGCCACATCCAaaccctgcccctctcccacgatgactgcctccctcctggcaccagctgcctggtgtctggTTGGGGTACCACCACCAGCCCCCAGG tgACTTACCCCCAAACCCTCCAGTGTGCCAACATCCAGCTACGATCAGATAAAGAGTGTCGTCAAGCCTACCCGGGGAAGATCACACCCAACATGCTCTGTGCTGGCACAGAAGAGGGTGGCAAGGACTCCTGTGAG TGA